In Archangium violaceum, the following are encoded in one genomic region:
- a CDS encoding CAP domain-containing protein, with amino-acid sequence MNTRKFRLLALSLTSLAAGGVGSGSSEAATKTGKTSGANTQLAADMVSAHNEARASAKPAPKPALPPLTWSEDAAKVARAWASPCRFEHNPNRGKHGENLAAAAPPGSKTNKGAVKDWAAEVADYTYASNKCAPGKMCGHYTQVVWRNTTQVGCATVTCTKNSPFGAQFPKWQLWVCNYAPPGNVVGQKPY; translated from the coding sequence ATGAACACGAGGAAGTTCCGCCTGCTCGCCCTGTCGCTGACCAGCCTGGCGGCGGGAGGGGTGGGGAGTGGGAGCAGCGAAGCGGCCACGAAGACCGGGAAGACCAGCGGCGCCAACACGCAGTTGGCGGCGGACATGGTGTCCGCGCACAACGAGGCGAGGGCGAGCGCGAAGCCGGCGCCGAAGCCAGCACTGCCGCCGCTCACGTGGTCCGAGGACGCGGCGAAGGTGGCGAGGGCGTGGGCGAGCCCGTGCAGGTTCGAGCACAACCCGAACCGGGGCAAGCACGGGGAGAACCTGGCCGCGGCGGCGCCGCCGGGTTCGAAGACGAACAAGGGGGCGGTGAAGGACTGGGCGGCGGAGGTAGCGGACTACACGTACGCGAGCAACAAGTGCGCGCCGGGGAAGATGTGCGGGCACTACACGCAGGTGGTGTGGCGCAACACGACGCAGGTGGGGTGCGCGACGGTCACCTGCACGAAGAACTCGCCCTTTGGCGCGCAGTTCCCCAAGTGGCAGCTCTGGGTGTGCAACTACGCGCCGCCGGGCAACGTCGTGGGGCAGAAGCCGTACTGA
- a CDS encoding protein kinase domain-containing protein, which produces MHEVHIPEAEQDFLPEYDASLAGEDREDFEDSLLGAVSRSDEWPLRIPHPGQRLGGLDGRRFEIIEELGGGAMGRVFRAWDEELQRRVALKFLLPREAPAGEAPATRLKQEARAVARLDHENIVRVFDVAEWSGEPWEPRVPFIVMECLEGESLASLLWRERPDLHRTLGIMSAVAAGLAHAHAHQVIHRDLKPSNVIITREGCAKLLDFGLAYLVAPRSPLVPFLPTAGTPAYMAPEQWRGEPQDERTDLWAAGVMLYELLTGELPYPMVSLEEMRARVLSAEPVPSVRTRRPELPEEVERLVAALLTKAPGQRLRSAAELRERLRGLEEELGPWREPTRPVLPQRRHVTLVSLWLSGLAGQLDPEDASELQAAFHQACAELLREQQGTVALSVGNEVLACFGYPTAHEDDSVRAVHAALQMTQALPGRLPQLARFGLSVAAGIHTDLVVFDGGSLQGEAPRVAAWLARRADPGTVVLGDATWKLVRGAFDTVSLGRHAVEALSGNLCVELRRVVREHKSVCRFERALSAGLSPLVGRERELARLRSLWERARWGEGAFALISGEAGVGKSRLTQELHDEVPPESSHRLLCQCWSQLSHTAFHPLIEMLRRFFQLEPEAPAAEEPRGLEERLAGLGMEPEHVEQLAELLARPMAESTPAVLLSALEQQRERKRKMLEALQSLLLHVAEQRPLLLIVEDLHWADPSTLELLGLLLEHVQEARMLVLLTTRPELRPSWPARPWSHRLVLDRLQTAPTETLVRWMAGSRELPEETVHQLAAKTDGVPLFVEEMTRMVLEQGPGGLLSTIPATLNELLLARLDALPPRQKSLAQLCAVVGRDFDLALLSRISARDEDSLRRGVEELVSARLLRRREEGDGAGYQFRHALLQEAAYQSLPRGLRRQHHRRIAQALLEHFPGRVDSRPEVLAHHRTEAGDTVAAIQAWKRAAELALLRPAIEETVSHLKQALRLMKGLPDTPERRAGELELLNVLGMMLADSQGFDSPELERTYARELELYRQLEKEQETPQHVLLWMGLCNYFLLRAEYQKVSELAEELVAPGPRRRGPQMLAQGYRTLGVLALHRGTTQQALEHFERQRQLMEASGGLRVDFVQDMWIDQRVDAWVLLAITHSLRGELREARRCGREALELLRGRCPPNTLAYGLTFLALGNQNRQEVRSALELLDGNPAVLSTPVRPVQALAKVVHGWALARLGRGREGLEELRGGVELARFLAVRLLLPYVLDMLAETHLALGQEQEGLATVDEALREVEKMGGHFFAPELHRLRGELLRKTGREDEALRCFLRARALAHRHEAGLGLFELRATVSLGRQLKERGCPERARRRLERILSRLEPDPDSVDLREARELLDA; this is translated from the coding sequence ATGCATGAGGTTCACATCCCCGAGGCCGAGCAGGACTTCCTGCCCGAGTATGACGCCTCGCTCGCTGGCGAGGACCGCGAGGACTTCGAGGACTCGCTCCTGGGTGCGGTGTCCCGGAGCGACGAGTGGCCCCTGCGCATCCCCCATCCCGGGCAGCGGCTGGGCGGCCTGGATGGCCGGCGGTTCGAGATCATCGAGGAGCTGGGTGGAGGGGCGATGGGCCGGGTGTTCCGCGCCTGGGACGAGGAGCTGCAGCGAAGGGTGGCGCTCAAGTTCCTGCTCCCGCGCGAGGCCCCGGCCGGAGAGGCGCCCGCCACGCGGCTGAAGCAGGAGGCCCGGGCCGTGGCGCGGCTCGACCACGAGAACATCGTCCGTGTCTTCGACGTGGCCGAGTGGAGCGGGGAGCCCTGGGAGCCCCGCGTCCCCTTCATCGTCATGGAGTGTCTGGAGGGCGAGTCCCTCGCCTCGCTGCTGTGGCGCGAGCGGCCGGACCTGCACCGCACTCTGGGCATCATGTCCGCCGTGGCCGCCGGTCTGGCGCACGCCCACGCGCACCAGGTCATCCACCGGGACCTCAAGCCCAGCAACGTCATCATCACCCGCGAGGGCTGCGCGAAGCTGCTCGACTTCGGGCTGGCGTACCTCGTGGCTCCGCGCTCGCCGCTCGTCCCCTTCCTGCCCACGGCGGGCACGCCCGCGTACATGGCGCCGGAGCAGTGGCGCGGAGAGCCGCAGGACGAGCGCACCGACCTCTGGGCCGCGGGCGTCATGCTGTACGAGCTGCTCACCGGCGAGCTGCCCTACCCCATGGTCTCGCTCGAGGAGATGCGCGCCCGGGTGCTCTCCGCCGAGCCGGTGCCCTCGGTGCGCACGCGGCGCCCCGAGCTGCCCGAGGAGGTGGAGCGGCTCGTGGCCGCCCTGCTGACCAAGGCCCCCGGGCAACGGCTGCGCAGCGCCGCCGAGCTCCGGGAGCGGCTGCGCGGGCTGGAAGAGGAGCTCGGCCCCTGGCGCGAGCCCACCCGGCCCGTGCTCCCCCAGCGCCGGCACGTGACGCTGGTGTCCTTGTGGCTCTCGGGCCTCGCCGGGCAGCTCGACCCCGAGGACGCCAGCGAGTTGCAGGCGGCCTTCCACCAGGCCTGCGCGGAGCTGCTGCGCGAGCAGCAGGGCACCGTCGCGCTCTCCGTCGGCAACGAGGTGCTCGCCTGCTTCGGCTACCCCACGGCCCACGAGGACGACTCGGTGCGCGCGGTGCACGCGGCGCTCCAGATGACCCAGGCCCTCCCGGGGCGGCTCCCCCAGTTGGCCCGCTTCGGACTCTCCGTGGCGGCGGGCATTCACACGGACCTGGTGGTGTTCGACGGGGGCTCGCTGCAGGGCGAGGCCCCACGCGTCGCCGCCTGGCTGGCGCGGCGGGCCGATCCCGGCACGGTGGTGCTCGGCGATGCCACGTGGAAGCTGGTGCGCGGCGCCTTCGACACCGTGTCCCTCGGCCGCCACGCCGTCGAGGCGCTGTCGGGCAACCTGTGCGTGGAGCTCCGCCGCGTGGTGCGAGAGCACAAGTCGGTGTGCCGGTTCGAGCGGGCCCTCTCGGCCGGCCTGAGCCCGCTGGTGGGACGCGAGCGGGAGCTGGCGCGACTGCGGAGCCTCTGGGAGCGAGCCCGATGGGGCGAGGGCGCCTTCGCGCTGATCAGCGGCGAGGCGGGCGTCGGCAAGTCCCGCCTCACCCAGGAACTGCATGACGAAGTGCCTCCGGAGTCGAGCCACCGCCTGCTCTGCCAATGCTGGTCGCAGCTCAGCCATACCGCCTTCCATCCGCTCATCGAGATGCTGCGGCGCTTCTTCCAGCTCGAGCCGGAGGCCCCCGCCGCCGAGGAGCCACGCGGGTTGGAGGAGCGGCTGGCGGGGCTCGGCATGGAGCCGGAGCACGTGGAGCAGCTCGCGGAGCTCCTCGCACGGCCCATGGCGGAGAGCACTCCGGCGGTCCTCCTGTCCGCGCTGGAGCAGCAGCGCGAGCGCAAGCGGAAGATGCTCGAGGCCCTCCAGTCCCTGCTGTTGCACGTGGCGGAGCAGCGGCCCCTGCTCCTCATCGTCGAGGATCTGCACTGGGCCGACCCCTCCACGCTGGAGCTGCTCGGCCTGCTGCTCGAGCACGTCCAGGAGGCGAGGATGCTCGTCCTCCTCACCACCCGCCCCGAGCTGCGGCCCTCCTGGCCGGCACGTCCGTGGTCGCACCGGCTCGTGCTCGACCGATTGCAGACAGCCCCCACGGAGACCCTGGTGCGGTGGATGGCCGGGAGCCGGGAGCTGCCGGAGGAGACGGTCCATCAGCTCGCGGCGAAGACGGACGGCGTCCCGCTCTTCGTGGAGGAGATGACGCGCATGGTGCTCGAGCAGGGGCCCGGGGGGCTCCTGTCCACCATCCCCGCCACCCTGAACGAGCTGCTGCTGGCCCGGCTGGATGCGCTTCCCCCGCGACAGAAGTCCCTGGCGCAGCTGTGCGCGGTGGTGGGACGCGACTTCGACCTGGCCCTGCTCTCGCGTATCTCGGCGCGGGACGAGGACTCACTGCGGCGGGGCGTCGAGGAGCTGGTCTCGGCGAGGCTGCTCCGGCGGCGCGAGGAGGGCGACGGGGCCGGGTACCAGTTCCGGCATGCGCTCCTCCAGGAAGCCGCCTACCAGTCCCTGCCTCGCGGCCTGCGGCGGCAGCATCACCGGCGCATCGCCCAGGCCCTGCTGGAGCACTTCCCCGGACGGGTGGACTCCCGGCCCGAGGTACTCGCCCACCACCGCACGGAGGCGGGTGACACCGTGGCGGCCATCCAGGCGTGGAAGCGGGCCGCGGAGCTCGCCCTCCTGCGCCCGGCCATCGAGGAGACGGTCTCGCACCTGAAGCAGGCCCTGCGGCTGATGAAGGGCCTGCCGGACACGCCCGAGCGCCGCGCCGGGGAGCTGGAGCTGCTCAATGTGCTCGGCATGATGCTGGCCGACTCCCAGGGGTTCGACTCCCCCGAGCTGGAGCGGACCTATGCCCGGGAGCTGGAGCTGTACCGTCAGCTGGAGAAGGAGCAGGAGACTCCGCAGCACGTTCTCCTCTGGATGGGGCTGTGCAACTACTTCCTCTTGAGGGCGGAGTACCAGAAGGTGTCGGAGCTCGCCGAGGAGCTCGTCGCGCCAGGACCCCGGCGGCGGGGGCCGCAGATGCTCGCCCAGGGCTACCGGACGCTGGGGGTCCTGGCCCTCCATCGCGGCACCACCCAGCAGGCCCTGGAGCACTTCGAGCGGCAGCGACAGCTCATGGAGGCCAGTGGCGGGCTGCGCGTGGACTTCGTCCAGGACATGTGGATCGACCAGAGGGTGGATGCCTGGGTGCTCCTGGCCATCACCCACTCGCTGCGAGGTGAGCTGCGGGAGGCCCGGCGATGTGGCCGCGAGGCGCTCGAGCTGCTCCGCGGACGATGTCCGCCCAATACCCTGGCATATGGCCTGACCTTCCTGGCCCTTGGCAATCAGAACCGCCAGGAGGTGCGGAGTGCCCTGGAGCTGCTCGACGGGAATCCCGCCGTCCTCTCGACCCCCGTCAGACCCGTGCAGGCTCTCGCGAAGGTGGTTCACGGCTGGGCTCTGGCCAGGCTGGGGCGAGGGCGGGAGGGACTCGAGGAGCTGCGAGGCGGTGTGGAGCTCGCTCGGTTCCTGGCGGTCAGGCTGCTCCTGCCCTACGTCCTGGACATGTTGGCGGAAACGCACCTCGCCCTGGGACAGGAGCAGGAAGGGCTGGCCACCGTGGACGAGGCACTCCGGGAGGTGGAGAAGATGGGCGGACACTTCTTCGCGCCCGAGCTGCACCGGCTCCGAGGGGAGCTGCTCCGGAAGACGGGCCGGGAGGACGAGGCGCTGCGCTGCTTCCTCCGGGCGAGGGCGCTGGCCCACCGGCACGAGGCGGGCCTGGGGCTCTTCGAGCTGCGGGCCACGGTGAGCCTGGGCCGTCAGCTGAAGGAGCGGGGCTGTCCGGAGCGGGCCCGGAGGAGACTGGAGCGAATCCTCTCCCGGCTCGAACCGGACCCCGACTCGGTGGACCTGCGGGAGGCGCGCGAGCTGCTCGACGCGTGA
- a CDS encoding dienelactone hydrolase family protein, giving the protein MSLRKMWAVAVVVLALGGCATKQGAEKGTSEERREELGGLTEKQFQELHQLKTEAAPPRKGQMIQVAGERAYLSLPENARVPVPSVLVIHEFWGLNEHIMHWADRLAAQGYAALAVDLYGGKVLTTREEAMAAMKQVDPKRAREVLQAAHQFLMTDSRLQSNRTGVIGWCFGGAWSLQAGMSIPELSAVVMYYGRPVTNVDELKSIKAPLLGVFGTQDASIPNDVVEEFDEALSDAGVPHRILKYDAPHAFANPSSPDRYNAEAAAAAWEQVKGFLAEHLKQ; this is encoded by the coding sequence ATGAGTCTGCGGAAGATGTGGGCAGTCGCGGTGGTGGTGCTCGCCCTGGGCGGCTGTGCGACGAAGCAGGGCGCGGAGAAGGGCACGTCGGAGGAGCGGCGCGAGGAGCTGGGCGGGCTGACGGAGAAGCAGTTCCAGGAGCTGCACCAGCTGAAGACGGAGGCGGCGCCGCCTCGCAAGGGGCAGATGATTCAAGTGGCGGGCGAGCGGGCCTACCTGAGCCTGCCGGAGAACGCCCGGGTGCCGGTGCCGAGCGTGCTCGTCATCCACGAGTTCTGGGGGCTCAACGAGCACATCATGCACTGGGCGGACCGGCTGGCGGCCCAGGGCTACGCGGCCCTGGCGGTGGACCTGTACGGTGGCAAGGTGCTCACCACGCGCGAGGAGGCGATGGCCGCGATGAAGCAGGTGGACCCGAAGCGCGCGCGGGAGGTCCTCCAGGCGGCCCACCAGTTCCTGATGACCGACAGCCGGCTGCAGTCCAACCGCACGGGCGTCATCGGCTGGTGCTTCGGCGGGGCGTGGTCGCTCCAGGCGGGCATGAGCATCCCGGAGCTGAGCGCGGTCGTCATGTACTACGGGCGCCCGGTGACGAACGTGGACGAGCTCAAGTCCATCAAGGCGCCGCTGCTGGGCGTCTTCGGCACCCAGGACGCCTCCATCCCCAACGACGTGGTGGAGGAGTTCGACGAGGCACTGTCGGACGCCGGCGTGCCCCACCGCATCCTCAAATACGACGCGCCCCACGCCTTCGCCAACCCCTCCTCTCCGGACCGGTACAACGCGGAGGCCGCGGCCGCCGCCTGGGAGCAGGTGAAGGGCTTCCTCGCCGAGCACCTGAAGCAGTGA
- a CDS encoding FKBP-type peptidyl-prolyl cis-trans isomerase: MRKILVMAVMLAVAGCQQQGGTKEGTGANPQTDEQKTFYALGLSLGRQIQVFDMSPEELEYVKAGLTASVQGKEPVVDIQTFGPKLPELARTRATSRAEKEKVKSKAFLEEQAKAQGATKTESGLIFTSLTEGTGAQPGPTDVVKVNYKGTLPDGKEFDSSYKRNEPAQFPLNGVIKCWTEGLQKMKAGGKAKLVCPSDLAYGDRGTPGIPGGSALVFEVELLEVQKNEPPPMPAGTPGAPGTPGQQQGGQQQQGGQQQGQPKK, from the coding sequence ATGCGGAAGATTCTGGTGATGGCGGTGATGCTCGCCGTGGCGGGCTGTCAGCAGCAGGGCGGTACCAAGGAGGGGACCGGAGCCAACCCCCAGACGGACGAGCAGAAGACCTTCTACGCGCTCGGACTCTCCCTGGGCCGGCAGATCCAGGTGTTCGACATGTCGCCCGAGGAGCTGGAGTACGTGAAGGCGGGCCTCACGGCGTCGGTGCAGGGCAAGGAGCCCGTCGTGGACATCCAGACGTTCGGGCCGAAGCTGCCCGAGCTGGCTCGCACGCGCGCCACGTCCCGCGCGGAGAAGGAGAAGGTGAAGTCCAAGGCCTTCCTGGAGGAGCAGGCCAAGGCGCAGGGCGCGACGAAGACCGAGTCGGGCCTCATCTTCACGTCGCTGACCGAGGGCACCGGCGCACAGCCCGGCCCCACCGACGTGGTGAAGGTGAACTACAAGGGCACGCTGCCGGATGGCAAGGAGTTCGACAGCTCCTACAAGCGCAATGAGCCGGCCCAGTTCCCGCTCAACGGCGTCATCAAGTGCTGGACCGAGGGTCTGCAGAAGATGAAGGCCGGCGGCAAGGCCAAGCTGGTGTGCCCCTCCGACCTCGCCTACGGCGACCGCGGCACCCCGGGCATCCCGGGTGGCTCCGCGCTCGTCTTCGAGGTGGAGCTGCTCGAGGTGCAGAAGAACGAGCCGCCCCCGATGCCCGCCGGCACTCCGGGCGCTCCGGGCACTCCCGGCCAGCAGCAGGGTGGCCAGCAGCAGCAGGGCGGTCAGCAGCAGGGCCAGCCCAAGAAGTAG
- a CDS encoding DUF1592 domain-containing protein has translation MDSRGWRMALAGAACALLLASCTNKESRAKETPTDPADPDQTPPECQGPRDPGRVTLHRLNRAEYDNTVRDLLGDTTRPSRDFPADDHGYGFDNNADVLSLGPLLMEKYSAAAEKLVEATWKQDASRTPPLVRVCAPDPADPLPCGRQILERFARRAWRRPVTSTEVDRLTGFLSLAKQQGDGFDAGMKLALRAVLLSPHFLYRVELDPHPASMEPHRLNDYELASRLSYFLWSSMPDEALLAAADAGALQTPEHLEQQVRRMLADPKAEALVDNFAGQWLYTRALDSFHPDPLLYPFDDGLREAMRQETQLVFREFLLGDHPARDLVDADFTYVNDTLAQHYGLPKPGTQEMRRVSLAGHPERSGLLGQGSILAVTSHPDRTSPVKRGLWVLEQLMCKAPPPPPPNVEGLPPAVDPKMSIKQRMARHRSDPTCSGCHSMMDPIGYGMENFNVVGAWRLKEEVSGAQVDPSGDLPGDVHFKDGVELRAILKADPELDVCIAQHLLAYGLGRGPMDADACTLRSVSKTAEARGGRLSDLILAITQSQSFTWRRGEAEDTNEGSAP, from the coding sequence ATGGACTCACGCGGCTGGCGAATGGCGCTGGCGGGCGCGGCCTGCGCACTGTTGCTCGCCAGCTGTACCAATAAAGAATCGCGAGCCAAGGAGACGCCCACCGATCCGGCGGACCCGGATCAAACGCCCCCGGAGTGTCAGGGGCCGAGAGACCCCGGCCGCGTCACCCTGCACCGGCTCAACCGCGCCGAGTACGACAACACCGTGAGGGACCTGCTCGGGGACACCACGCGCCCCTCGCGGGACTTCCCCGCGGACGACCACGGCTACGGCTTCGACAACAACGCGGACGTGCTCAGCCTGGGGCCGCTGCTGATGGAGAAGTACTCGGCCGCGGCGGAGAAGCTGGTGGAGGCCACCTGGAAGCAGGACGCCTCCCGCACCCCCCCCTTGGTGCGCGTCTGCGCGCCGGACCCGGCGGACCCGCTCCCCTGTGGACGACAGATACTGGAGCGCTTCGCCCGCCGCGCCTGGCGCCGGCCAGTCACCTCCACCGAGGTGGACCGGCTCACGGGATTCCTCTCGCTGGCGAAGCAGCAAGGAGACGGCTTCGACGCGGGCATGAAGCTGGCGCTGCGGGCGGTGCTCCTCTCGCCGCACTTCCTCTACCGCGTGGAGCTGGATCCCCACCCGGCCTCGATGGAGCCGCACCGGCTGAACGATTACGAGCTGGCCAGCCGGCTCTCCTACTTCCTGTGGAGCAGCATGCCGGACGAAGCGCTCCTGGCGGCGGCCGACGCGGGCGCCCTGCAGACGCCGGAGCACCTGGAGCAACAGGTGCGCCGGATGCTCGCGGACCCGAAGGCGGAGGCGCTGGTGGACAACTTCGCCGGGCAGTGGCTGTACACGCGCGCGCTCGACTCCTTCCACCCGGATCCGCTCCTCTACCCGTTCGACGACGGGCTGCGCGAGGCCATGCGCCAGGAGACCCAGCTCGTCTTCCGCGAGTTCCTCCTCGGAGACCACCCCGCGCGCGACCTCGTGGACGCGGACTTCACCTATGTGAATGACACACTCGCCCAGCACTACGGCCTTCCCAAGCCGGGCACCCAGGAGATGCGGCGCGTGAGCCTCGCCGGACACCCCGAGCGTTCGGGCCTGCTGGGCCAGGGCTCCATCCTCGCCGTCACCTCGCACCCGGACCGGACCTCGCCCGTGAAGCGCGGGCTCTGGGTGCTGGAGCAGCTCATGTGCAAGGCACCGCCGCCGCCACCTCCCAACGTGGAGGGCCTGCCGCCCGCGGTGGACCCGAAGATGAGCATCAAGCAGCGCATGGCGCGGCACCGCAGCGACCCGACGTGCTCGGGGTGCCACAGCATGATGGACCCCATCGGCTACGGGATGGAGAACTTCAACGTGGTGGGCGCGTGGCGGCTGAAGGAAGAGGTGAGCGGCGCCCAGGTGGACCCGAGCGGAGACCTGCCCGGAGACGTCCACTTCAAGGACGGCGTGGAGCTGCGCGCCATCCTCAAGGCGGACCCGGAGCTGGACGTCTGCATCGCCCAGCACCTGCTCGCCTACGGGCTGGGGCGCGGGCCGATGGACGCGGACGCCTGCACGCTGCGGAGCGTCTCCAAGACGGCCGAGGCACGCGGCGGCCGGCTGTCGGACCTCATCCTCGCCATCACGCAGAGCCAGTCCTTCACCTGGCGGCGCGGTGAGGCGGAGGACACGAACGAGGGGAGTGCGCCATGA
- a CDS encoding DUF1552 domain-containing protein, which yields MKDFKLSRRTLLRGLGTLMALPVLEQMVPSVARAAEPGAAPRRLAVFYVPCGIYMPNWTPRGTGRDWALSPTLQPLAPVKDDVLVLSGLSHEPGRPDQFGHHAAGTGAFLSCVKIHKASHESDVRAGVSMDQIAARALRSHTRLPSLELGNDGGDGTGSCDANFSCAYARNIAWAAPTSPVAKDTHPRSVFDRLFAGFDPDATRAQLEKRKAYEQSILDFVREDAQALKQKLGTRDRRKLDEYFTSVRELELRVEALDQQAPTCSKGPRPENTEDVRQKTKVMCDLMVLAFQCDLTRVATFMLGNGRSDRVYDFLGLTSGHHTYSHHQHVPENHAALAKIDRWEVEQFSYLLQRMKSVQEGDATLLDNSLVYFGSEVADGNSHGHSDMPVLLAGRGGGTVTPGRHVRYGGKPVANLFISMLQSVGVNVNGFGDDGSAPLPNLKQ from the coding sequence ATGAAGGACTTCAAGCTGTCACGGCGGACGTTGCTCCGGGGCCTGGGCACGCTGATGGCGCTGCCGGTGCTGGAGCAGATGGTGCCCTCGGTGGCGCGGGCGGCGGAGCCCGGAGCCGCGCCTCGCCGCCTGGCCGTCTTCTACGTGCCCTGCGGCATCTACATGCCCAACTGGACACCGAGGGGCACGGGGCGCGACTGGGCGTTGTCGCCCACGCTGCAACCCCTGGCCCCGGTGAAGGACGACGTGCTGGTGCTCTCCGGGCTGTCACACGAGCCGGGGCGGCCGGACCAGTTCGGTCACCACGCGGCGGGCACGGGCGCCTTCCTCTCCTGCGTGAAGATCCACAAGGCGAGCCACGAGAGCGACGTGCGCGCCGGCGTCTCCATGGATCAGATCGCCGCCAGGGCCCTGCGCTCGCACACGCGGCTGCCCTCGCTGGAGCTGGGCAACGACGGAGGCGATGGAACGGGCTCGTGCGATGCCAACTTCAGCTGCGCCTACGCGCGCAACATCGCCTGGGCCGCGCCCACCTCGCCCGTGGCCAAGGACACCCACCCGCGCTCGGTGTTCGACCGGCTCTTCGCGGGCTTCGACCCGGACGCCACCCGGGCGCAGCTCGAGAAGCGCAAGGCCTACGAGCAGAGCATCCTGGACTTCGTGCGCGAGGACGCACAGGCCCTGAAGCAGAAGCTGGGGACGAGGGACCGGCGGAAGCTGGACGAGTACTTCACCAGCGTGCGCGAGCTGGAGTTGCGCGTGGAGGCGCTCGACCAGCAGGCCCCCACGTGCTCCAAGGGCCCCCGGCCCGAGAACACCGAGGACGTGCGCCAGAAGACGAAGGTGATGTGCGATCTGATGGTGCTCGCCTTCCAGTGCGACCTGACCCGGGTGGCGACCTTCATGCTGGGCAATGGGCGAAGCGACCGGGTGTATGACTTCCTCGGGCTGACGAGCGGACACCACACGTACTCGCACCACCAGCACGTCCCGGAGAACCACGCCGCGCTGGCGAAGATCGACCGGTGGGAGGTGGAGCAGTTCTCCTACCTGCTGCAGCGGATGAAGTCCGTGCAGGAGGGGGATGCCACGCTCCTGGACAACTCGCTGGTGTACTTCGGCAGCGAGGTGGCGGACGGCAACTCGCACGGGCACTCGGACATGCCGGTGCTGCTCGCGGGGCGGGGCGGGGGCACGGTGACGCCGGGGCGGCACGTGCGCTACGGCGGCAAGCCGGTCGCCAACCTCTTCATCTCGATGCTGCAATCCGTGGGTGTGAACGTGAACGGCTTCGGTGACGACGGCTCGGCCCCCCTGCCCAACCTGAAGCAGTGA
- a CDS encoding agmatinase family protein: MDTPHDPLAGLRPASDPRDPRASSLLLPFTPGASLRDRTVVLGLPYDGGIPSRPGARFGPKALREALSSYGSFDGQRELADIVDMGDLALSSMNASKAHARIEEASRNLFSTGARPFFIGGDHGITGSLLRGLAAARPGLRLALVTLDAHLDVREYDDAASLSSGTPFRRALETSILTGSRTAMIGIRRFANSRYYLSWVREQGVHVYSVEDVAERGAAAIARDALTHVMRDADALYLSVDIDAADAAVAPGVSAVGVGGLSSREMIDVIRTVSADPRLIGADLMELSPPHDENQRTAKLAARLLLEVLSARG, translated from the coding sequence GTGGATACTCCTCATGACCCTCTCGCCGGCCTTCGTCCGGCCTCGGACCCCCGCGACCCTCGCGCCTCCTCCCTCCTTCTCCCCTTCACGCCCGGTGCTTCGCTTCGCGATCGCACCGTCGTCCTCGGTCTCCCCTATGACGGCGGCATCCCGTCCCGCCCTGGTGCCCGCTTCGGTCCCAAGGCCCTCCGCGAGGCCCTCTCCTCCTATGGCTCCTTCGATGGTCAGCGCGAGCTCGCCGACATCGTGGACATGGGAGACCTCGCCCTCTCCTCCATGAACGCCTCCAAGGCCCATGCCCGCATCGAGGAGGCCTCCCGGAATCTCTTCTCCACCGGCGCCCGCCCGTTCTTCATCGGCGGTGACCATGGCATCACCGGCTCGCTCCTCCGCGGGCTCGCCGCCGCTCGCCCCGGTCTGCGTCTCGCGCTCGTCACGCTCGATGCCCACCTGGATGTCCGTGAGTATGACGACGCCGCCTCGCTCTCCAGCGGCACTCCCTTCCGCCGCGCCCTGGAGACCTCCATCCTCACCGGCTCGCGCACCGCGATGATCGGCATCCGCCGCTTCGCCAACTCCCGGTACTACCTCTCCTGGGTCCGCGAGCAGGGGGTGCACGTCTACTCCGTCGAGGACGTCGCCGAGCGCGGTGCCGCCGCCATCGCCCGCGACGCCCTGACCCACGTCATGCGCGACGCGGATGCCCTCTACCTCAGCGTCGATATCGACGCCGCCGATGCCGCCGTCGCCCCGGGTGTCAGCGCCGTGGGCGTGGGCGGCCTGTCCTCGCGCGAGATGATCGACGTCATCCGCACCGTCTCCGCCGACCCCCGGCTCATCGGCGCCGACCTGATGGAGCTCTCCCCGCCCCACGACGAGAACCAGCGCACCGCCAAGCTCGCCGCGCGCCTGTTGTTGGAGGTGCTCTCGGCGCGCGGTTGA